DNA sequence from the Cohnella herbarum genome:
GTTAAGGGATTTCCTATTCATCGTTTCATGGTTGCTCGTCTCGGCATCGTTGATCCTTAATCGCCTCATGAGGGCGGAACTGCTCGTCTTGCTGGTTAACGTCGTAGGATTTGCCGTATTAGCTCTTAATCTGATCGAGCGTCCGAAGCAATCGATGGAGTTGGAGCCTTGGGAAGTTGCCAGACGGCTCTTGATCGTCCACGTAAGCTTGATCACGTTGGCATTCGCGCTGTTGACGATCGCGGCGATACTCGCATTGATGTATATGTTCCTTCATCGCAAGCTCAAAGCGAAGAAGTGGTCGCACGTCATGAGTAGAATGCCGAGCTTGGAGTGGATCGACCAATTCGCTTATAGGACAAGCCTGATTGGCATCCCGTTGCTCCTCCTATCCTTATCTACGGGGACGGTAGCGCTTCTTCTCGACAAAAGCCCGGAGCAGCTTCTGGACGAGAAGGTGTTATTGTCTTTCGGGGCAGCGATACTCTATGTCGTTTATTTGATTAGACGAGTAGCTTCGCTAGACGATGGCGCCAAGTTGGCCGTGTGGAATATGCTCGGATATGCTTTGTTGGTTACGGGATTTTTCGCAAGCTCGTTATCTTCGTTTCATCAATTGTTATAGACGAGCGATAACCGAATACGAAGGGAGTTCGCGCGAATGTCGGACTGGTACCCTATGATGTATAAGATCGCGGGGCGCAAATGCGTCGTGGTCGGCGGCGGCACCGTCGCGGGGCGCAAAGCGGCCGGTTTGCTTGAAGCGCAAGCGAGCGTTTACGTGATAAGCCCGAAGTTGTCCCCGGAGCTGCGAGATTTGGCCGATGCGGGAAAAGTGCGATGGTTGGAAAAAGAAGCGGAGGATAGCGATCTTGATGACGCCGTATTGGTGTTCGCCGCTACGGACGATCCGGAAGCGAATCGCCGGCTTGCGGAGGCGGCCGGAAGCCGGGCTATCCCCGCCAACCTTGCGGATGACGGGGATAAAGGG
Encoded proteins:
- the ccsA gene encoding cytochrome c biogenesis protein CcsA; the protein is MVTQDWLTDAVLYIYALSLLFFVSDAASGNRSAKKVGTGLLVFVWILQGIFILVLLHDRFTVPTLTLRDFLFIVSWLLVSASLILNRLMRAELLVLLVNVVGFAVLALNLIERPKQSMELEPWEVARRLLIVHVSLITLAFALLTIAAILALMYMFLHRKLKAKKWSHVMSRMPSLEWIDQFAYRTSLIGIPLLLLSLSTGTVALLLDKSPEQLLDEKVLLSFGAAILYVVYLIRRVASLDDGAKLAVWNMLGYALLVTGFFASSLSSFHQLL
- a CDS encoding precorrin-2 dehydrogenase/sirohydrochlorin ferrochelatase family protein, which gives rise to MSDWYPMMYKIAGRKCVVVGGGTVAGRKAAGLLEAQASVYVISPKLSPELRDLADAGKVRWLEKEAEDSDLDDAVLVFAATDDPEANRRLAEAAGSRAIPANLADDGDKGDFIVPAVLRRGGLVLTASTSGAGPALASRIVSELAERYGPEYNENVEVLRTIRSIVKSEVSDPAERRAMLQVAVTDEALHEFRSASWLKDMDKPELIARLRQRVNDRKG